In the Helianthus annuus cultivar XRQ/B chromosome 11, HanXRQr2.0-SUNRISE, whole genome shotgun sequence genome, one interval contains:
- the LOC110891124 gene encoding histone-lysine N-methyltransferase SUVR3 — MNNNKKKKPTCITQFQNAAVYILPYLHPTELSSISSTCKALNLLTKSITSVRSSDASRTFEKHPIPFINNNVDNHPYAYFNYTKTQTLGFTHDPTRQPWGSCSDTRPESSPICDSTGQDGCGCECEIFDGDLDRVGLICECGSGCRIRVLSVRLKIVRSVNKGWGLYADEFIKCGEFVCEYAGELLTTKEARRRQLTYDKLVSGSKRTSALLVVREHLPSGNACLRINIDATRIGNVARFINHSCDGGNLSTVLVRSSGALLPRVCFFASRDILKDEELTFSYGDAGVNPNGSKCFCGSSCCSGIMPSEHT, encoded by the exons ATGaacaacaacaagaagaagaaacCCACATGTATCACCCAGTTCCAAAACGCCGCCGTTTACATCCTCCCATACCTCCACCCCACAGAACTATCATCCATTTCTTCAACCTGCAAAGCCCTAAATCTCCTAACCAAATCAATCACATCCGTCAGATCATCCGACGCTTCTAGAACCTTCGAGAAACACCCAATtccattcatcaacaacaatgTAGACAATCACCCATATGCATACTTCAATTACACCAAAACTCAAACCCTAGGGTTTACCCACGACCCGACCCGACAACCATGGGGATCTTGCTCCGATACCCGACCCGAATCGAGTCCGATTTGTGACTCGACGGGTCAAGATGGTTGTGGATGCGAATGTGAGATATTTGATGGGGATTTGGACCGGGTCGGGTTGATTTGCGAATGCGGGTCGGGTTGTCGGATCCGGGTGTTATCGGTTCGGTTGAAGATTGTTAGGAGTGTGAATAAAGGTTGGGGTTTGTATGCTGATGAGTTTATTAAATGTGGAGAGTTTGTTTGTGAGTATGCAG GTGAGCTTTTGACGACGAAAGAAGCAAGAAGACGTCAACTAACATACGATAAACTCGTGTCCGGTAGCAAGCGTACATCCGCTCTTCTAGTTGTGAGGGAGCATCTTCCATCCGGAAACGCATGTTTGAGGATTAACATTGATGCCACAAGAATTGGGAATGTTGCAAGGTTCATCAACCATTCGTGTGATGGTGGGAATCTTTCGACGGTTTTGGTAAGAAGTTCGGGTGCTTTGTTACCTCGAGTATGCTTTTTTGCGTCCCGTGATATATTAAAGGATGAAGAGCTTACGTTTAGTTATGGTGATGCGGGAGTGAATCCGAATGGATCGAAGTGTTTTTGTGGCAGTAGTTGTTGCTCTGGTATCATGCCTTCTGAACATACATAG